AGCCATAAGAAAGATATTCACTCCGATTGGTTTAACACTCTGAgagtaacttttaactctcggcacagttttcaataaatttttctctctatctctctccactcattactactccaactctcaaaaataactttctaaaatctaaaccaaacaaagccaataTTGTCACTTCAATGTTCTAGTGTAAGAACTTCAGAGGCTCTTTGAAGTTCCCTCACTTAAAGAATACACTAATTGCAGTAGATTTCAGGTAGTTACCCCATTAGGAGTTAAATACTAAAAGATGATAGAGGATGATATGAATTCCAAATCAATGACCTGTTTTGAGATGGTTTACTGATGCAAACGTGAAGTTTAGGTCAGTTCCAGCCCACTATACCAGCTGTTATTTGGACAACTATTAAGAGGCCAAATCATTGTACTGTCGTCAAAGTCCATATGTACTACTTGTACTCAATAGATTTTGTGAAGTACTTACTGGAATGTAATTCTGGAAGTGTTGTAGGACTAGGGTGATCTAAACTCATTGGCCGGTCTCTTGAACTTTAACCCCAGCGTTTTAGTTGTGGCAGAGTTGGTATCAGCGCAAAAGTCCCCGGTTTTGTGTGTAGGTTGCACCCTTTCTGTGCTAATCATACAATTTGTTacacatgaaaaagaaaagctcTCAAAACTAGACTTCCCCTTCTCATTCTTTTTGTTGGTTACTCCAGTGCTTTGCATGAACAACATTGTGTTCTTATTCGTCGTTTTTCACAATTTTACAGACGAAGTCTAAGCTGTATTTGATCCTTGATTTTATTAACGGAGGACATCTCTTCTTTCATTTGTACCGACAGGGAATTTTCAGGTATCTTTCTCTTTAATTCCTGAACAACTATCATGATTTATGTTCCTCTCTTTTGATTCCAGCTCTGGGTATGTCTTGGTTAGTGAGGATCAGGCAAGGATTTATGCCGCTGAGATAGTTGCTGCTGTTTCACACCTTCACAAGTGTGGAATCGTGCATCGTGATCTTAAACCTGAAAACATTCTCATGGACACTGACGGGCATGTAAGGACCATGCCCCTACTATTTATGCTATTGCAATGTCATgcataaaaccctaaaaaactaCTCCTATATAGGGACTAAATGTTCAGGTTGGGCTGATTATTTTACTTTTGACGTTTCAGGTTTTACTAACAGATTTTGGACTCGCAAAGGAAATTGATGAATCAAGCAGATCAAATTCAATGTGTGGTACCACGGAGTACATGGCTCCAGAAATCCTACTTTCTAAAGGCCACAACAAAGATGCAGATTGGTGGAGTGTTGGGATACTCTTGTATGAAATGCTGAGTGGGAAGGTGATGCATCTTGGTactgtggaaaaaaaaaaaaaacattaaaactAGGTGTTCACATTCAAATTTCAGGATCTCTTGTGGCAGCCTTTACCTGCTAATTGAAGTCTGAAGTTCATTATGTCTTACCGGCAAgtctaaaatttcatttttaagGCATTTGGTTGATGCGAGTAGCGAGCAAGCTTTGATTTCATTGCATTCAACGGTTGAATGGGAGATTTCATCttttattgttatttgaatTCATTTTAATATAGACAAAGCGATTGGCCTGATGACTAGTCAAGTTTTGACCTGGCCGCCATTTAGGTAATCACCTCAACAGGCCCAATAGTTATTCCAAACAATGTGGGGTCAATGGCATGGATCTAGTtgtgtattttcttttgggcttAACCCTTGCATTCTTTTAACCATCCTCAGTTTTGTACCTCCTTATCTTAATTGTATTTTGTGCAGCCCCCGTTCACCCACGCAAATAGAAAAAAGCTTCAGGAGAGGATCATCAACGAGAAAGTTAAGCTTCCACCGCGCCTAACCAGTGAAGCTCATTCCTTGCTAAAAGAAGTATATGACCTTACATTTCACTCTTCTCTTTATCGACCTATGTTGTCACGCTCACTATTTTTTCCCTCATTTTGTGAAGTTAACAACTAAAACCAATGGAAATTTGCCCGCTCTTTTTTCAGCTGCTTCAAAAGGATCCATCAAAAAGACTCGGAAGTGGCCCTAGGGGAGCAGATGAGATCAAAAGTCATAAATGGTTTCGCTCAATCAACTGGAAAAAATTGGAGGCCAGAGAACTGCAGCCCAAATTCAAGCCGGATGTGATGGGAAAAGATTGCACTGCCAATTTTGACAAGTGTTGGACCGCAATGCCTCCAGATGACTCGCCGGCCGCCACACCAACAACAGGCGAGCATTTCCAGGGGTATACCTACGTGGCCCCTAATCCTTGGCTCTCCTTGACAGGAATTGAAGGGTCATCGACACAACCAAGCAATCCACTTTAAAACCTTAAGCCTTGTAAGTTTACTCAGTTTTTTCCCTTCATATTTAAGGGATGAGAAAATGTAACTCCAGTCAAATATCGTGTACGATATAGTAACATTTGTCTTGTAAATTCATTTGTTGTTTCATTTTGCTGCTTTCTTCTGCTGTCGCTTCCCTTTCTCACTATCTGTTCACAGGATGCTAGTAAACTCTTTGATCCTATGGCCATAGTTATATACTTATATGGGTTTAGATGTACCAATTCGTATTTCTGTGGATAGCCTGACAATGCCattcaaaatgcattttatgAGATGGATTTCACCTAAATAGCTATCAAAACCCGATCAAATTGAGTTTAAATTTTAGCTATGACGGTTTAAAATCTTATGACTGGCTCGCAAGTTATTTTCTATGACATGCAATATTCTGCCAAACTTTTGAAGTGCTTTTCATACATTAGAGGCTTATTCTGCATACTAATTTGTTTTCAGTAATCTTTGCATCGCCTAGATTAGAAATCCAATTTGGTTGTAATGTTGCAATGACCCAAGttcgtttcctttttctttcccgGATTTAAATTTTAGTCTTGAAGTCAAAGTTATTTTACTAGTTAATTGCTTTGTTGGTTGGGATCCCTGTTCAAATCAGATTGGTCTGTAACTTTGACAATAAATGCAAGTTGAATGCCTGCAGAACTATTACGACTATGAATTTTATCAGATAGCACAGACAAAATTATATGGTTGGAAGTGACGAgttttttttgctgttaaatTGACATGACTATAggatggtatttttttttggtttgagatTGGcaaaagtcagtattgttagaataCTTAGGTTATgaaagaggagttgaactcctaaCCTCCTTTCTCCTGACACCTAAGTGCAGTCCTAATACCGTTGAGCCGAAGGTCCCTTTGCGAGTTTAGGACAGTATAAAAGGCCTTTAAACATAGACAAGGGTAGTGAGAAGATGAGATTtatctagagtcaaaatttaaagaGGGAGATGAAAAATTTGTTGCTCCTGATGCGTGCGGGATGGATGAAGACTAGAAAATGCTCCACGGCATCATGTAATTATCGAGGCACATTGAAGTTAATATCTTGAAATTCTCGGAGCCTATGTTCATAAGATGGGTATATAAGGGATCCTGGACCATGTGTTCCAGGGTGCAC
This DNA window, taken from Rhododendron vialii isolate Sample 1 chromosome 8a, ASM3025357v1, encodes the following:
- the LOC131298041 gene encoding serine/threonine-protein kinase AtPK2/AtPK19-like, with protein sequence MVLTAQKKTLHSKLALKLSKLTIPESSSSTSATVDFDFSDVFGPTPPSSSSQSSSSSSSSSSSALAAAADPEIIHHRSHSFVGPSPRFAPSNPSPVDAALDSDENEDEIGVIEVEPEAAGKIGPGDFEILRVVGKGAFGKVFQVRKKGRDGIGGGDGILAMKVMRKETIIKNNHVDYMKAERDILTKVVHPFIVQLRYSFQTKSKLYLILDFINGGHLFFHLYRQGIFSEDQARIYAAEIVAAVSHLHKCGIVHRDLKPENILMDTDGHVLLTDFGLAKEIDESSRSNSMCGTTEYMAPEILLSKGHNKDADWWSVGILLYEMLSGKPPFTHANRKKLQERIINEKVKLPPRLTSEAHSLLKELLQKDPSKRLGSGPRGADEIKSHKWFRSINWKKLEARELQPKFKPDVMGKDCTANFDKCWTAMPPDDSPAATPTTGEHFQGYTYVAPNPWLSLTGIEGSSTQPSNPL